The following coding sequences are from one Onychomys torridus chromosome 14, mOncTor1.1, whole genome shotgun sequence window:
- the LOC118595730 gene encoding serine protease inhibitor A3N-like, which translates to MAEICPDVLCQPDGTLGRDIAVQENQKNRTPVDNLALTSTNNDFAFSLYKELALKNPDKNVVFSPFSISTALAILTLGARSKTLEEILGGLKFNLTETPEADIHQGFGHLLHMLSQPGDQVQIRTGSAMFIEKHLQILAEFKEKAKAFYQAESSTTDFQHRHEAKKLINDYVSKQTQGKIKELISDLEEETLMVLVNYIYFKGKWKRPFDPHDTFESEFHLDKKRSVRVPMMNIEDLTTPYFRDEELSCSVVELKYRGNASALFILPDEGKMQQVEASLQPETLRKWKDSLKPRKIDKLYMPKFSISNDYSLEKILPELGIREVFSKQADLSGITGAKDLRVSRVVHKAVLDVAEIGTEAAAATGWKAVPLCAKFISMTVRFDRPFLMLISDTDTQTTLFLAKISNPK; encoded by the exons ATGGCTGAAATCTGCCCTGATGTCCTCTGCCAACCAGATGGCACATTGGGAAGGGACATTGCTGTCCAGGAAAACCAAAAGAACAGGACACCAGTGGACAATCTAGCACTGACCTCTACCAACAACGACTTTGCCTTCAGCCTCTACAAGGAACTGGCTTTGAAGAATCCAGATAAAAATGTCGTTTTCTCTCCATTCAGCATCTCAACAGCCTTGGCCATTCTGACCCTGGGAGCAAGGAGCAAAACTCTGGAAGAGATTCTAGGAGGTCTCAAGTTCAATCTCACAGAGACTCCTGAGGCAGACATCCACCAGGGCTTTGGGCACCTCCTCCACATGCTCAGCCAGCCAGGGGACCAGGTGCAGATCAGAACAGGGAGTGCCATGTTTATTGAAAAGCACTTACAGATCCTAGCAGAGTTCAAGGAGAAGGCAAAGGCATTCTATCAGGCTGAGTCCTCCACGACTGACTTCCAGCATCGTCATGAGGCCAAAAAACTCATCAATGACTATGTGAGCAAACAGACCCAGGGGAAGATCAAGGAACTGATCTCTGACCTGGAAGAGGAAACATTAATGGTGCTGGTGAATTACATCTACTTTAAAG ggaaatggaagagacCATTTGACCCTCATGACACATTCGAGTCTGagttccatctggacaagaagaggTCTGTGAGGGTGCCCATGATGAACATTGAAGACCTGACCACACCCTACTTCCGGGATGAGgagctgtcctgctctgtggtgGAGCTGAAATACAGAGGCAATGCCAGCGCCCTGTTCATCCTCCCTGATGAGGGCAAGATGCAGCAGGTGGAAGCCAGCTTACAGCCAGAAACCTTGAGGAAATGGAAGGACTCCCTGAAGCCCAG GAAGATCGATAAGCTCTACATGCCCAAATTCTCCATCTCCAATGACTACAGCCTGGAGAAAATCCTTCCAGAGCTGGGCATCAGGGAAGTCTTCTCCAAACAGGCTGACCTGTCTGGGATCACTGGGGCCAAGGACCTGAGAGTCTCTCGG GTGGTCCACAAAGCTGTGCTGGATGTGGCTGAGATAGGCACAGAAGCAGCTGCTGCCACGGGATGGAAAGCAGTCCCTCTTTGTGCAAAATTTATATCTATGACAGTCCGTTTCGACAGGCCCTTCCTGATGTTGATCTCTGACACAGATACTCAGACAACCCTCTTTCTGGCCAAAATCTCCAACCCTAAGTAA